In one window of Shewanella goraebulensis DNA:
- a CDS encoding LysM peptidoglycan-binding domain-containing protein has translation MKRIFLLAFLTLSTLLVNADTLTLKSGHPDSYIVKKGDTLWDISAFFLDDPWRWPKLWGANPQIANPHLIYPGDRLTLVFIDGEPRLVLKQHIKKGPEGRISAKGGPIPAIDLALIQPYLVQNRVVDPEWFEGLPMILDGERNSRHHVMNDIVYINANLPVGQKLAVYQEGREFLDKETSDTLGQEIILTASGRVTESGDISKVQLLSNLRESKAGFKVAPVEDEALMSAYFIPKAAPEGVPANVIAIEKDIREVGKLDIVYLDKGEQDNIETGHVFSIYRNGEQIVINGDGMPVSTLERSAYDRMKAKVSDDDVYMMPDVYHGKLMVFKVFEKTSMAIIVANERPVRVDDKLVTPKSTDLRGE, from the coding sequence ATGAAACGGATATTTTTACTCGCGTTTTTGACACTTAGTACACTGTTAGTTAATGCAGATACATTAACATTAAAGTCAGGTCACCCTGACTCATATATCGTTAAGAAAGGTGATACCCTCTGGGATATCTCAGCTTTCTTTTTAGATGATCCTTGGCGTTGGCCTAAATTATGGGGCGCAAATCCACAGATTGCGAATCCACATCTTATTTATCCTGGCGATAGATTAACTCTCGTATTTATCGATGGTGAACCTCGCTTGGTATTAAAACAGCATATCAAAAAAGGACCAGAAGGGCGTATTAGTGCCAAAGGTGGCCCAATTCCAGCTATTGATCTTGCTTTAATTCAACCGTATTTAGTCCAGAACCGCGTTGTGGATCCTGAGTGGTTTGAGGGTTTACCAATGATTTTGGATGGTGAGAGAAATTCTCGTCACCATGTGATGAATGATATTGTATATATCAATGCGAATTTACCCGTAGGGCAAAAGTTAGCAGTGTATCAAGAGGGGCGTGAATTTCTTGATAAGGAAACCAGTGATACTTTAGGCCAAGAAATTATTTTAACTGCAAGTGGCCGTGTGACTGAGTCTGGCGACATTTCTAAGGTTCAACTGTTAAGTAATTTACGTGAATCAAAAGCTGGCTTTAAAGTTGCACCTGTAGAAGATGAAGCGTTGATGTCTGCCTATTTCATCCCCAAGGCTGCGCCAGAAGGTGTACCAGCAAATGTCATTGCTATAGAAAAGGACATTCGTGAAGTTGGTAAGTTGGATATTGTTTACTTAGATAAAGGTGAGCAAGACAATATTGAGACTGGACATGTTTTTTCAATCTATCGTAATGGTGAGCAAATAGTTATTAATGGTGATGGTATGCCTGTATCAACACTTGAACGTAGTGCTTATGACCGTATGAAAGCTAAAGTGTCAGATGATGATGTTTACATGATGCCTGATGTTTATCACGGTAAATTAATGGTATTCAAAGTCTTTGAAAAAACCAGTATGGCTATTATTGTTGCAAATGAACGTCCTGTGCGTGTTGATGACAAATTGGTCACGCCCAAAAGTACTGACTTAAGAGGCGAATAA
- the hemG gene encoding menaquinone-dependent protoporphyrinogen IX dehydrogenase, with product MSNNLIIYSTVDGQTLAICEKIKQQLEITDEQVTIASLEQADSLVLENFDKILIGASIRYGKHRPALFEFITQHAATLEKVNSAFFTVNVVARKSEKNTPETNPYMQKFLTLSTWKPKLLGVFAGKIDYPKYRTIDRVMIRFIMWMTKGPTDTKGTYEFTDWQKVDEFANEFKLL from the coding sequence ATGTCGAACAACCTTATTATTTACTCAACCGTTGACGGTCAAACACTGGCAATATGCGAGAAGATAAAACAGCAATTAGAAATAACAGACGAGCAAGTGACAATAGCTTCCCTTGAGCAAGCTGACTCATTGGTATTAGAAAATTTTGATAAGATTTTAATTGGTGCGAGTATTCGTTATGGTAAGCATCGACCAGCATTATTTGAATTTATTACTCAGCATGCTGCGACTTTAGAGAAGGTTAACAGCGCTTTTTTTACTGTAAATGTTGTGGCAAGAAAGTCTGAAAAAAACACCCCAGAAACTAACCCCTACATGCAAAAGTTCTTAACGCTTTCTACTTGGAAACCTAAACTTCTGGGCGTGTTTGCTGGCAAAATTGATTACCCTAAATATCGAACCATCGACAGAGTCATGATCCGCTTTATTATGTGGATGACTAAAGGGCCCACCGATACCAAAGGTACCTATGAGTTTACTGATTGGCAAAAGGTGGATGAGTTTGCTAACGAGTTTAAGCTGCTCTAA
- the hemG gene encoding menaquinone-dependent protoporphyrinogen IX dehydrogenase: MAKTLVIYYSRGGHTAQISRAIAEQIVHNGHQCDVVNILDNNHADIDWASYDAIALGACVLYGSYHKSVFEFVTRYQAELSNKPNSFFCVNVVARKPEKRIPENNKYLQKFIELSPWTPQDVKIIPGKVNYPSWTWYDSLAIRLIMKMTDGPTDPSTVIDYTDWDDVKVYADHVVSLIKPEAVS; the protein is encoded by the coding sequence ATGGCAAAAACATTAGTGATTTATTACTCAAGAGGCGGTCATACGGCGCAAATTAGTCGTGCGATAGCTGAGCAGATTGTACACAATGGTCATCAGTGTGATGTGGTCAATATTCTTGATAATAATCATGCTGACATTGATTGGGCTAGCTATGATGCAATTGCACTTGGCGCTTGCGTTCTTTATGGCTCTTACCATAAGTCAGTATTTGAATTTGTAACGCGCTATCAAGCTGAGTTAAGCAATAAACCGAATAGCTTCTTCTGTGTCAATGTGGTTGCTCGTAAACCAGAGAAACGTATTCCTGAGAATAATAAATATCTACAAAAGTTCATCGAGCTTTCGCCTTGGACACCACAAGATGTGAAGATTATTCCCGGAAAAGTTAATTACCCGTCTTGGACTTGGTATGACAGTTTAGCCATTCGTTTAATCATGAAAATGACCGATGGCCCGACCGATCCATCTACAGTGATTGATTACACTGATTGGGATGACGTCAAAGTTTATGCTGATCATGTTGTTAGCTTGATTAAGCCTGAAGCGGTGAGCTAA
- the trkA gene encoding Trk system potassium transporter TrkA yields MKIIILGAGQVGGTLAENLVGENNDITLVDNDRTRVKYLQDKFDLQTVIGHGAHPSTLKKAGAEDADMLIAVTNSDECNMAACHIAYSLFGTPTKIARIRSEAYLDLQEKLFINTEVKSSDVKTRGGFVIDELIAPEQLVTSYIERLVQYPGALQVLQFARGKLSLVAVKAYYGGPLVGNALAALREHMPNIDTRVAAIFRKGKAIMPRGTTIIEADDEVFFVADTRHVRAVMSEMQKLDNSYRNIMIAGGGNIGFGLAKRLQKNHSVKLIEHSLERAESLSEKLENCTVFNGDASDQELLLEEHIDQTDVFIAVTNDDEANIMSALLAKRMGAKKVMVLIQREAYVDIVQEANIDIAISPQQTTISALLTHIRQGDICNVYSLRRGAAEAIEAIAHGNSSTSKVVGKQISDIKLPPGTTIGAIVRNDEVIMGHDKTIIEEGDHVILFLVNKKFIGDVEKLFQPSAFFF; encoded by the coding sequence ATGAAGATTATTATTTTAGGCGCAGGACAAGTTGGCGGTACACTCGCTGAAAACCTTGTTGGCGAGAACAACGATATTACCCTTGTTGATAATGACCGAACTCGGGTTAAATATTTACAAGATAAGTTCGACTTGCAGACAGTTATTGGCCACGGTGCGCATCCAAGTACCTTGAAAAAAGCCGGCGCAGAAGATGCAGACATGCTCATTGCTGTGACCAATAGCGACGAATGTAATATGGCGGCATGCCATATTGCTTATAGTTTATTTGGCACACCAACCAAAATTGCTCGTATCCGCTCGGAAGCCTATTTAGACCTTCAAGAAAAGCTCTTCATCAATACCGAAGTAAAAAGCAGTGATGTTAAAACCCGTGGTGGTTTTGTTATTGATGAACTCATCGCACCTGAACAGCTGGTCACATCCTACATTGAACGCTTAGTGCAGTACCCAGGCGCGTTACAGGTGCTTCAGTTTGCCCGTGGAAAACTTAGTTTAGTTGCTGTAAAAGCCTATTATGGTGGCCCATTAGTGGGTAACGCTCTGGCTGCACTTCGTGAACACATGCCTAACATTGATACCCGCGTTGCGGCTATTTTCCGTAAAGGTAAAGCAATTATGCCTCGCGGCACCACCATTATTGAAGCAGATGATGAAGTCTTCTTTGTTGCTGATACTCGCCACGTTCGCGCGGTAATGAGTGAGATGCAAAAGCTTGATAATTCTTACCGAAATATCATGATTGCAGGTGGTGGTAACATTGGTTTTGGTTTAGCCAAACGTTTGCAAAAGAATCATTCAGTCAAGTTAATTGAGCACAGCCTCGAGCGGGCTGAAAGCCTGTCTGAAAAACTCGAAAACTGCACCGTGTTTAATGGTGACGCTTCTGATCAGGAACTGTTACTTGAAGAGCACATAGATCAAACCGATGTATTTATTGCCGTCACCAATGATGACGAAGCCAATATTATGTCTGCACTGCTAGCAAAACGTATGGGCGCCAAAAAGGTCATGGTGCTTATTCAACGAGAGGCCTATGTGGATATTGTCCAAGAAGCCAATATTGATATCGCCATTTCTCCTCAGCAAACCACAATCTCTGCTTTACTAACTCATATTCGCCAAGGCGATATCTGTAACGTATATTCATTACGACGTGGCGCTGCTGAAGCGATTGAAGCCATTGCTCACGGTAACTCATCGACGTCTAAAGTTGTCGGTAAGCAAATCAGTGATATCAAACTACCACCAGGGACGACCATCGGTGCAATTGTGCGAAATGATGAAGTGATCATGGGCCACGATAAAACCATTATCGAAGAAGGAGATCATGTGATTTTATTCTTAGTAAACAAGAAATTTATTGGCGATGTAGAAAAGCTATTCCAACCGAGTGCGTTTTTCTTCTAG
- a CDS encoding ArsR/SmtB family transcription factor gives MSENIDVDSMLGSAEMAAKWLKAIANPYRLMILCLLLDKEHSVTELNEKVPLSQSALSQHLAVIRAQDLVNTRKSSQNVYYTLKNEEVTEVISILHRLYCAK, from the coding sequence ATGTCTGAAAATATTGATGTAGATTCGATGTTAGGTAGTGCGGAAATGGCAGCCAAATGGCTAAAGGCTATTGCTAACCCGTATCGTTTGATGATCTTGTGTTTATTACTCGACAAAGAACACAGCGTGACGGAGCTTAACGAGAAGGTGCCACTAAGCCAATCAGCGTTGTCACAACACCTTGCAGTCATTCGAGCCCAAGATTTAGTGAATACTCGTAAAAGCTCGCAAAATGTTTACTATACATTGAAGAATGAAGAAGTGACCGAAGTCATTTCCATTTTACATCGTTTATATTGCGCTAAGTAG
- the def gene encoding peptide deformylase, protein MPLLKVLRFPDERLRTVAKPVTDFGEGLQTQIDNMLETMYEEKGIGLAATQVDFHQQLIVMDLQDEVDRPTIFINPEIIAKSGDFTNEEGCLSVPGIYAKVDRSEFVTLKALDRNGEEFTVEADELFAICLQHEMDHLQGKLFVDYLSKMKRDRIKKKLEKEARLEAKEA, encoded by the coding sequence ATGCCATTATTAAAAGTTTTACGCTTTCCAGACGAAAGATTACGTACTGTAGCCAAGCCAGTAACCGATTTCGGCGAAGGACTACAAACCCAAATAGATAACATGTTAGAAACAATGTATGAAGAAAAAGGCATTGGTTTAGCGGCAACCCAAGTGGATTTCCATCAACAATTGATAGTGATGGACTTACAAGACGAGGTAGATCGTCCAACAATTTTCATTAATCCTGAAATTATTGCTAAAAGCGGCGATTTCACAAATGAAGAAGGTTGTTTATCGGTTCCTGGTATTTATGCCAAAGTTGATCGCTCTGAATTTGTCACTTTGAAAGCGTTAGACCGTAACGGTGAAGAATTCACAGTTGAAGCGGACGAGTTATTTGCTATCTGTCTTCAGCATGAAATGGATCATCTACAAGGTAAGCTTTTCGTTGATTACTTATCAAAGATGAAACGTGACCGCATTAAGAAAAAGCTTGAGAAAGAAGCACGTTTAGAAGCTAAAGAAGCATAG
- a CDS encoding YigZ family protein, translating into MTEQYLIPNQALTIEEDIKHSRFITVLFHCISEAQLKCVLTNVKSEYPGASHYCYAFVASDPQNSIAIGSSDDGEPAGSAGRPMLATLQGSGIGEIGAIVVRFFGGTKLGVGGLVRAYSSGIKSGLTELSTVTKYIRYASSLVCSYPQLNNVEYLINQFDGIIINKNFTDAIEIEFEIAKAFHDDFNRELATQTQGQLKAKFNV; encoded by the coding sequence TTGACTGAACAATACTTAATTCCTAATCAAGCACTGACGATTGAGGAAGATATCAAACACAGCCGCTTCATTACTGTGCTGTTCCACTGCATTAGTGAAGCTCAATTGAAGTGTGTACTTACTAACGTAAAGAGCGAATACCCAGGAGCTAGCCATTACTGCTATGCTTTTGTGGCGTCCGATCCTCAAAATAGTATTGCTATCGGCAGCAGCGATGATGGTGAGCCAGCTGGTAGTGCTGGTAGGCCAATGTTAGCCACATTACAAGGTTCAGGTATTGGTGAAATTGGTGCTATCGTGGTGCGTTTTTTTGGTGGTACTAAACTTGGGGTTGGCGGTTTAGTCCGTGCTTATTCCTCAGGGATCAAATCGGGTTTAACCGAACTGTCGACAGTCACCAAGTACATTCGTTATGCTTCTTCTTTGGTATGCAGTTACCCGCAACTTAATAATGTGGAATACCTGATCAATCAGTTTGACGGCATTATTATCAATAAAAACTTTACTGATGCGATAGAAATCGAATTCGAAATAGCAAAAGCATTTCATGATGATTTTAATCGAGAACTGGCGACCCAAACTCAAGGGCAGCTTAAGGCGAAGTTTAACGTTTGA
- the rsmB gene encoding 16S rRNA (cytosine(967)-C(5))-methyltransferase RsmB, producing the protein MNVRALAARAIFNVLEKGISLSVALPDQQQHLENGKDKALLAELCYGVMRQLPQLDKCVSDCLSKPFKGKQRVLHQLLLVGCYQLYFTRIPAHAAISETAEACRQMKFDGLVKVINGVLRNIQRKDAPLNTDNDTLKYNTPAWFIKRLKSAYPANWAEIIEQSHQRPPMWLRNNQLSQTRDSYLSQLAEQDIEATAGDSDDAILLAAPKDVMQLPGFAEGSASVQDGAAQWAATLLAPQANEQVLDACAAPGGKTCHTIECEASISMVAVDFDAKRLERVQQNLDRLNLKAQVIHGDAADIDSWWQGDKFDRILLDAPCSATGVIRRHPDIKWLRKNSDIEELALLQQQIIDHCWKWLKPGGTMLYATCSILPQENSQQIEQFLQRTPDATLVPIAQQSSADDIGWQILPGQNNMDGFYYARLVKAD; encoded by the coding sequence ATGAATGTTAGAGCCCTTGCTGCAAGAGCCATTTTCAATGTGTTAGAAAAAGGTATCTCGCTATCAGTTGCCCTGCCTGATCAACAACAGCACTTAGAAAACGGTAAGGATAAAGCGCTATTAGCTGAGCTTTGTTATGGCGTAATGCGCCAATTACCGCAATTAGACAAGTGCGTTAGTGACTGTTTAAGTAAGCCATTTAAAGGCAAACAACGAGTATTGCACCAATTACTTTTAGTCGGTTGCTACCAACTCTACTTCACTCGTATTCCTGCTCATGCCGCGATTTCAGAAACGGCCGAAGCCTGTCGACAAATGAAATTTGATGGTCTTGTCAAAGTCATCAATGGTGTTTTGCGCAACATTCAGCGCAAAGATGCACCATTAAATACAGACAATGACACGTTAAAATACAACACACCAGCTTGGTTTATAAAGCGCCTTAAAAGTGCTTACCCAGCAAACTGGGCTGAAATCATTGAGCAAAGCCATCAACGTCCTCCGATGTGGTTGCGTAACAATCAATTATCGCAAACCCGCGATAGTTACTTAAGCCAACTTGCTGAACAAGACATTGAAGCAACGGCTGGTGATAGTGATGATGCTATTTTATTAGCTGCGCCAAAAGATGTCATGCAATTACCCGGCTTTGCTGAAGGTTCTGCATCAGTTCAAGATGGAGCAGCTCAATGGGCCGCAACCTTATTAGCCCCTCAGGCAAATGAGCAAGTTCTTGATGCTTGCGCAGCACCTGGCGGTAAAACCTGTCACACCATCGAGTGTGAGGCTAGTATTTCAATGGTAGCCGTTGATTTTGATGCTAAACGTTTAGAGCGAGTGCAACAAAATCTGGACAGATTAAATTTAAAAGCGCAAGTTATTCATGGTGATGCAGCCGATATTGATAGTTGGTGGCAAGGTGATAAGTTTGACCGCATTCTATTAGATGCACCTTGCTCAGCAACTGGCGTTATCCGTCGCCACCCCGATATTAAATGGTTACGTAAAAACAGCGATATTGAAGAACTAGCTCTACTACAACAGCAAATCATTGATCATTGCTGGAAATGGCTAAAACCAGGCGGCACCATGCTATATGCGACCTGCTCGATTCTGCCCCAAGAGAATAGTCAGCAAATAGAACAGTTTTTACAGCGCACACCCGATGCGACATTAGTACCGATTGCTCAGCAATCGTCAGCTGACGACATTGGATGGCAAATCCTACCCGGTCAAAACAATATGGATGGCTTTTATTACGCCCGCTTAGTTAAAGCGGATTAA
- the fmt gene encoding methionyl-tRNA formyltransferase has translation MKPLNIIFAGTPDFAALHLQALIDSEHNVVAVYSQPDRPAGRGKKLQASPVKQLAVANDIPVYQPPSLRKEEAQTELASLNADIMVVVAYGLILPKIVLDTPRLGCINVHGSILPRWRGAAPIQRALWAGDSETGVTIMQMDIGLDTGDMLLKTSLKIEDTDTSATLYSKLAEQGPAALIEALVGISDGSIIPEVQDEALANYAEKLSKEEAQIDWSKDAKLLWQEIRAFNPWPASHFSLQGNTIKVWQANYSAEQTNAAPGTIIESNKQGVTVATGNGTLQLQVMQLPGKKQMPVADILNSRAEWFAKGTCFISADEHKEAQA, from the coding sequence TTGAAACCGTTAAATATTATCTTTGCTGGTACCCCTGACTTTGCAGCTTTACACCTGCAAGCCCTTATCGACTCCGAACATAATGTGGTTGCGGTATACTCGCAACCAGATAGACCTGCAGGTCGAGGCAAAAAGCTCCAAGCAAGCCCAGTTAAGCAGTTGGCTGTTGCTAATGACATTCCTGTTTATCAGCCACCTTCGCTTCGCAAAGAGGAAGCTCAAACTGAGCTTGCCTCTTTAAATGCCGATATTATGGTGGTTGTGGCTTATGGGTTAATCCTGCCAAAGATAGTATTAGACACTCCTCGCTTAGGTTGCATTAACGTCCATGGTTCTATTTTGCCTAGATGGCGAGGCGCCGCACCTATTCAACGTGCTTTATGGGCCGGTGATAGTGAAACTGGTGTGACGATTATGCAAATGGACATCGGTCTAGATACCGGTGACATGCTGTTAAAAACCTCATTAAAAATTGAAGATACTGATACTTCAGCCACTTTATACAGCAAACTTGCTGAGCAAGGTCCTGCTGCGCTCATAGAAGCATTAGTGGGTATTAGTGATGGCTCAATCATCCCAGAAGTACAAGATGAAGCGTTAGCTAATTACGCTGAAAAATTGTCAAAAGAAGAAGCGCAAATCGATTGGAGCAAGGACGCTAAACTGCTCTGGCAAGAAATTCGCGCGTTCAATCCTTGGCCAGCAAGTCACTTTTCACTGCAAGGAAATACTATCAAGGTTTGGCAAGCGAATTACTCTGCCGAGCAAACTAATGCAGCCCCGGGAACGATTATTGAAAGTAATAAGCAAGGCGTCACTGTTGCGACAGGTAACGGCACGCTGCAGCTGCAAGTTATGCAACTACCAGGCAAGAAGCAAATGCCTGTGGCAGATATTTTAAATTCTCGCGCAGAATGGTTTGCTAAAGGCACCTGCTTTATTAGCGCTGATGAACACAAAGAGGCACAAGCTTAA
- a CDS encoding TrkH family potassium uptake protein yields MQYKTIIRITGLLMGLFSITMLPPALVAILYQDGGGTAFIQAFCVSLFLGFLLWYPNRRQKGDLRTREGFLIVVLFWTVLGSIGALPFIFSTEPNLSWTDSFFESFSALTTTGATVIVGLDDLPKAILFYRHLLQWMGGMGIIVLAVAILPLLGIGGMQLYKAEIPGPVKDSKMKPRIAETAKALWYIYLLLTVACATAFYFAGMSGFDAICHSFSTIAIGGFSTHDASIGYFDSPLINVICAVFLLIAAVNFSLHFAAFSWRGINFKVYFRDAEFKALIGIQLALTATCFATLYSSGIYDTPEQTLDYAFFQVVSISTTAGFGTESFHSWPLFLPILLIFSSFIGGCAGSTGGGMKVIRFVLLLLQGSREMKRLIHPKAMYSIRIGGSALPDRVIDAVWGFFSAYALVFVVCMVLLMAMEMDAITAFSATAASINNLGPGLGDVASNYASVTDGAKWVLVLAMLFGRLEVFTLLVLFTPTFWKN; encoded by the coding sequence ATGCAATATAAAACAATTATCAGAATAACCGGCTTGTTGATGGGATTATTTTCTATCACCATGTTGCCGCCAGCATTGGTTGCCATTCTTTATCAAGATGGTGGCGGCACTGCTTTTATTCAGGCATTTTGTGTTAGCTTATTTTTAGGCTTTTTATTGTGGTATCCCAACCGTCGTCAAAAGGGGGATTTGCGAACTCGCGAAGGCTTCCTTATTGTGGTGCTATTCTGGACCGTTCTTGGTTCCATTGGTGCACTGCCATTTATTTTCTCCACAGAGCCCAACCTCAGTTGGACTGACAGCTTTTTTGAATCCTTTTCCGCGTTAACCACTACTGGTGCAACAGTGATTGTTGGCCTCGATGACTTGCCTAAAGCCATTTTATTCTATCGTCATCTACTACAGTGGATGGGCGGCATGGGTATCATTGTGCTGGCGGTGGCTATTTTGCCGCTATTAGGTATTGGTGGGATGCAGCTATATAAAGCGGAAATCCCTGGACCTGTTAAAGACAGCAAGATGAAACCCAGGATTGCTGAAACAGCGAAAGCGCTTTGGTATATCTATCTATTATTAACCGTGGCTTGTGCAACCGCATTTTACTTTGCTGGTATGAGTGGTTTTGACGCTATTTGTCATTCATTTTCGACAATTGCCATTGGTGGTTTTTCGACTCACGATGCCAGTATCGGTTATTTTGATAGCCCACTGATTAACGTGATTTGTGCTGTATTCTTATTGATTGCTGCGGTGAATTTTAGTTTGCACTTTGCTGCTTTTAGTTGGCGCGGAATTAACTTTAAAGTTTACTTTCGTGATGCAGAATTTAAAGCATTAATCGGAATTCAATTAGCGTTAACAGCAACATGTTTTGCCACGCTTTATAGTTCGGGTATTTATGATACTCCAGAACAAACACTTGATTATGCTTTTTTCCAAGTGGTGTCAATTTCAACGACTGCGGGTTTTGGTACTGAAAGCTTTCACTCTTGGCCACTGTTCTTACCTATTTTACTTATTTTTTCAAGCTTTATTGGTGGCTGTGCGGGCTCAACAGGTGGTGGTATGAAAGTGATTCGCTTTGTGCTGTTATTGTTGCAGGGCTCACGTGAGATGAAACGGCTTATTCATCCAAAAGCCATGTATTCGATTCGAATTGGTGGTTCGGCATTGCCTGACCGTGTGATTGATGCGGTTTGGGGATTCTTCTCTGCTTATGCATTAGTGTTTGTGGTTTGTATGGTATTGCTAATGGCAATGGAGATGGATGCCATTACCGCATTTAGTGCCACAGCGGCCAGTATTAATAACTTAGGTCCAGGTTTAGGTGATGTTGCCAGTAACTATGCCAGTGTGACAGATGGTGCTAAATGGGTGCTAGTACTGGCGATGCTATTTGGTCGTCTTGAAGTGTTTACCTTGTTAGTGCTGTTTACGCCGACTTTTTGGAAAAACTAA
- a CDS encoding TrkH family potassium uptake protein has protein sequence MLNLKPLLFVVGIFLSILTGFMLVPMAFALFYHEETIGDFMMSGLFTGLVAILCIQTGRTKHVSLNIRDMFFLTTITWLIVSLFAALPFTLYHGINYTDAFFETMSGITTTGSTVLSGLDDMDHSILIWRSLLQWLGGIGFIVMAVAILPFLNVGGMRLFRTESSDWGDKTTPRTQHMAKHLFKVYVLLTIICALAYHMSGMHCFEAINHAMTTLSTGGYSTSDSSMSSFTPTAHWVGVLFMAAGGLPLLMFVQAIQQRSFKVWNDEQVKGFIKFIAFASIGLGTWLWLKSDMDYLDALRLSSFNVVSVVTTTGYGLTDYQAWGAFASLAFLFLMFVGSCSGSTSGGIKIFRFQISIKVMYQQLTQQFHPQAVIKKRYNSRTIDNDIIRSIMAFIMLFLLVILLLTAILVLTGLDAITSITGAITAVTNVGPGLGPVIGPAGNFSSLPDIAKWALAFGMLLGRLEIITVAVLFAPKFWKY, from the coding sequence ATGCTAAATTTAAAGCCGCTGCTATTTGTCGTTGGTATATTTTTATCAATTCTCACCGGTTTCATGCTGGTGCCAATGGCTTTTGCGCTTTTTTACCACGAAGAAACCATCGGTGACTTTATGATGTCCGGGTTGTTTACCGGGTTAGTCGCCATTCTTTGTATTCAAACTGGGCGAACGAAACACGTTAGCCTCAACATTCGTGATATGTTTTTTCTCACCACCATCACCTGGTTAATTGTCAGTTTATTTGCAGCATTACCCTTTACGCTTTATCACGGTATCAACTATACCGACGCCTTTTTTGAAACTATGTCTGGCATTACGACTACTGGTTCAACCGTGTTGTCGGGGCTTGATGACATGGACCACAGCATATTAATTTGGCGCTCATTATTACAATGGCTCGGCGGTATTGGTTTTATCGTCATGGCAGTGGCTATTTTGCCCTTTCTCAATGTCGGTGGTATGCGCTTATTTCGCACAGAATCTTCCGACTGGGGAGATAAAACTACCCCTCGTACCCAACATATGGCTAAACACCTATTCAAAGTCTATGTGTTACTTACTATCATTTGTGCTTTGGCTTATCACATGTCGGGAATGCATTGTTTTGAAGCGATTAATCATGCAATGACCACCCTTTCAACGGGCGGTTATTCAACTTCCGACAGTTCAATGTCTTCATTTACCCCTACTGCGCACTGGGTAGGTGTTTTATTTATGGCGGCTGGTGGATTACCTTTATTAATGTTCGTTCAGGCGATTCAACAGCGCTCATTTAAAGTGTGGAACGATGAGCAAGTAAAAGGCTTCATTAAGTTTATTGCGTTTGCCTCTATTGGCCTTGGCACTTGGTTATGGCTAAAGTCCGATATGGATTACCTAGATGCATTGAGGCTTTCTAGCTTCAATGTCGTTTCAGTCGTAACAACAACGGGGTATGGTCTGACGGATTACCAAGCATGGGGAGCATTCGCTAGCCTAGCGTTTTTATTTCTGATGTTTGTTGGTAGTTGCTCAGGCTCGACATCTGGTGGCATAAAAATATTCCGCTTTCAGATATCCATAAAGGTCATGTACCAACAACTAACTCAACAGTTTCACCCACAAGCCGTAATTAAAAAACGCTATAACAGTCGCACTATCGATAACGATATCATTCGTTCAATAATGGCATTTATTATGTTATTCCTACTGGTGATTTTATTACTGACAGCCATCTTAGTGTTAACGGGTTTAGATGCTATCACCAGTATTACTGGCGCTATCACCGCTGTAACGAATGTCGGGCCAGGATTGGGGCCTGTTATCGGCCCTGCAGGAAACTTTTCTAGCTTGCCGGATATTGCGAAATGGGCTTTAGCCTTTGGGATGTTATTAGGCAGACTTGAGATAATTACTGTAGCAGTGCTATTTGCGCCCAAGTTCTGGAAATACTAG